A single region of the Lycium barbarum isolate Lr01 chromosome 2, ASM1917538v2, whole genome shotgun sequence genome encodes:
- the LOC132627249 gene encoding putative transcription elongation factor SPT5 homolog 1, whose product MPRRRDYDDDDEPEDDEDDVYEDEVEEELLEEEEDVGGKAAGRKRRRSDFIDDVAEEDEDEDDEDDDDDEDYGGGGNRRRPKRRTGSEFFDLEAAVDSDEDEEEEEGEDDFIVDNGADIPDEDGARREYRHRLLPHEDQEEDLEALTRSIQQRYARSPHVEYDEEATDVEQQALLPSVRDPKLWMVKCAIGREREVAVCLMQKAIDRGPELQIRSVVALDHLKNYIYIEADKEAHVREACKGMRNIYASAKIMLVPIKEMTDVLSVESKAVDLARDTWVRMKMGTYKGDLAKVVDVDNVRQRVVVKLIPRIDLQALANKLEGREAPKKKAFIPPPRFMNIDEAREMNLRVERRRDPMSGDYFENIGGMMFKDGFLYKTVSMKSIRTLNIQPTFDELEKFRQPGEGGDGDMASLSTLFANRKKGHFMKGDRVIVVKGDLRNLKGHVEKVEEDTVHIRPNQKDLPLTLAFSDKELCKYFDPGNHVKVVSGSSEGATGMVVSVQGHVVNLVSDTTKELLRVFADNVVESSEVTSGLTRIGEYELHDLVILDNRSFGVIIRVESEAFQVLKGVPDRPEVALVRLREIKSKVDRKWNAQDRFKNPLAVKDVVKVLEGPCKGKQGPVEHIFRGVLFIYDRHHLEHAGFICAKTQACVLVGGSRANGDRNGNPLSSRFAHMRAPPRAPQSPMRSSRGGPPMSHGGRHRGGRGQDALIGADVKIRLGPFKGCKGRVVDIKGTSVRVELEAQMKVVTVDRNHISDNVNVLTPFREPSRYGLGSETPSHPSRTPLHPFMTPMRDPGATPIHDGMRTPMRDRAWNPMSPPRDNWEDGNPASWGSSPQYQPSSPRSRVYEAPTPGSGWTNTPSGNYSDAGTPRDNGSAYANAPSPYLPSTPGGQPPMTPSSAYIPGTPGGQPMTPGSGGLDMMSPIGGGDTEGPWLLPDILVNVRKSNDDIVIGVVHEVLADGSCSVGLGSSGNGDTIIAHPTEIEIVVPKKSDKIKIMGGPQRGATGKLIGVDGTDGIVKVDDTLDVKILDMVLLAKLAHA is encoded by the exons ATGCCACGTAGACGTGACTACGACGACGACGACGAACCAGAGGATGATGAAGATGACGTGTACGAAGACGAGGTAGAGGAAGAGTtattagaagaagaagaagatgttgGAGGAAAGGCTGCTGGAAGGAAACGGCGGAGATCAGATTTCATTGATGACGTGGCGGAGGAAGATGAAGATGAGGATGATgaagacgacgatgatgatgaggattaTGGTGGTGGAGGAAATAGGAGAAGACCTAAAAGGAGGACAGGTTCGGAATTCTTTGATTTAGAAGCTGCTGTTGATAGTGATgaggatgaagaagaagaagaaggcgaAGACG ATTTCATAGTAGATAATGGAGCTGATATACCTGATGAAGATGGCGCCAGACGTGAATATCGTCACCGACTGTTGCCACATGAGGACCAAGAAGAAGACCTTGAGGCGCTTACGAGAAGCATTCAGCAAAGATATGCGAGGTCACCTCATGTAGAGTATGATGAGGAAGCAACAGATGTTGAGCAGCAAGCTCTCTTGCCATCTGTTAGGGATCCAAAGCTCTGGATGGTGAAATGTGCG ATTGGCCGTGAGAGAGAGGTCGCGGTTTGCCTAATGCAAAAGGCAATTGATAGAGGACCTGAATTGCAAATTCGATCAGTTGTAGCCCTTGATCATCTTAAGAACTATATATACATAGAAGCGGACAAAGAAGCCCACGTGAGGGAG GCATGCAAGGGTATGCGCAATATATATGCCTCCGCTAAAATAATGCTGGTTCCCATAAAAGAGATGACTGATGTCCTTTCAGTTGAAAGCAAAGCGGTTGATCTTGCTAGGGATACTTGGGTCCGAATGAAGATGGGGACTTACAAGGGAGACCTTGCGAAG GTTGTGGATGTCGATAATGTGAGACAGAGAGTCGTCGTAAAATTAATTCCAAGGATTGATTTACAGGCTCTTGCAAACAAGTTG GAAGGGAGGGAAGCTCCAAAGAAAAAGGCATTTATTCCTCCGCCACGCTTCATGAATATTGATGAAGCCAG AGAGATGAATCTACGTGTGGAACGTAGGCGAGACCCGATGTCAGGTGACTATTTTGAGAATATTGGAGGTATGATGTTCAAAGATGGTTTCCTATATAAGACAGTGTCAATGAAATCAATCAGAACCCTGAACATACAGCCAACTTTTGATGAACTTGAGAAATTTCGCCAACCTGGTGAGGGTGGGGATGGCGATATGGCTAGTCTATCTACTTTGTTTGCAAATAGGAAAAAAGGTCATTTTATGAAGGGTGACCGAGTTATTGTGGTGAAGGGGGATCTCAGGAACTTGAAAGGCCATGTTGAGAAAGTCGAAGAAGATACTGTTCATATCAGACCAAATCAGAAAGACCTTCCTTTG ACTTTGGCTTTTAGTGACAAAGAGCTGTGCAAGTACTTTGATCCTGGAAATCACGTGAAAGTAGTATCGGGTTCATCTGAAGGTGCAACCGGCATGGTTGTTTCTGTTCAAGGGCATGTGGTTAACTTGGTATCAGATACTACTAAGGAACTT CTCCGTGTATTTGCTGATAATGTTGTTGAGAGTTCTGAAGTAACATCTGGTCTCACTCGTATTGGGGAATATGAGCTCCATGACCTTGTAATACTAGA CAATAGGAGTTTTGGTGTGATTATACGTGTAGAAAGTGAAGCCTTCCAG GTTCTTAAGGGTGTGCCTGATAGACCTGAGGTAGCACTTGTTAGACTTAGAGAGATCAAATCAAAAGTTGACAGGAAATGGAATGCCCAAGATAGGTTTAAGAACCCCTTAGCGGTGAAAGACGTGGTAAAAGTTCTTGAAGGTCCTTGCAAA GGAAAACAAGGTCCTGTAGAACACATCTTCAGAGGAGTTCTCTTTATTTATGACCGTCATCATCTTGAGCATGCTGGTTTTATTTGTGCCAAAACCCAAGCTTGTGTGTTGGTTGGTGGTTCACGGGCAAATGGTGATAGAAAT GGTAACCCCTTGTCATCAAGATTTGCGCATATGAGAGCTCCACCACGTGCTCCTCAATCTCCAATGAGATCATCTAGAGGTGGCCCACCTATGAGTC ATGGAGGAAGACATAGAGGTGGAAGAGGGCAGGACGCTTTAATTGGAGCTGATGTGAAAATTCGCCTTGGCCCATTCAAAGGTTGTAAAGGCCGTGTTGTAGATATCAAAGGAACTTCAGTCCGAGTTGAACTGGAAGCCCAGATGAAAGTTGTTACAG TTGATCGCAACCATATTTCGGATAATGTTAACGTGTTAACGCCATTCAG GGAACCATCTAGATATGGTTTGGGAAGTGAAACACCATCACATCCTTCAAGGACTCCACTCCACCCATTTATGACACCTATGAGAGATCCTGGAG CAACACCTATCCATGATGGCATGAGGACGCCAATGCGTGACAGAGCATGGAATCCAATGAGTCCACCTAG GGACAATTGGGAAGATGGAAACCCTGCTTCCTGGGGGTCAAGTCCGCAGTATCAG CCATCTAGTCCTCGTTCAAGGGTGTATGAAGCACCTACTCCTGGTTCTGGTTGGACCAACACTCCTAGTGGTAATTACAGTGATGCCGGGACCCCAAGAGACAATGGTTCTGCATATG CTAATGCTCCAAGTCCTTACTTGCCATCAACTCCTGGTGGACAACCACCAATGACACCGAGTTCAGCATATATACCTGGTACTCCTGGTGGGCAGCCAATGACTCCTGGAAGTGGTGGGCTGGATATGATGTCACCTATAGGAG GTGGGGATACGGAAGGTCCTTGGCTCTTGCCTGATATCTTGGTCAATGTACGGAAGTCCAATGACGATATTGTCATTGGAGTTGTCCATGAGGTGCTAGCG GATGGTTCCTGCAGTGTTGGACTTGGATCAAGCGGCAATGGTGACACGATCATTGCGCATCCAACTGAGATTGAGATAGTTGTACCAAAGAAGTCGGATAAAATCAAGATCATGGGTGGTCCGCAACGTGGTGCAACCGGTAAGCTTATTGGTGTTGATGGCACTGATGGGATTGTAAAGGTTGATGACACCCTTGATGTTAAGATATTAGACATGGTACTTTTGGCGAAGTTAGCGCATGCATAG